Genomic segment of Myxococcus stipitatus:
GGAGAATCGCTCGCTCTCCCCGGGCGCCCGCCGCCTGGAGCCTGGCCGCAATGGCTCTCACACGGCTCGACAGCTGCGAGAACGTCAGCGCCCGCTGTCCGCCTTCTCCATCCAGGAAGACATATGCAACCGCGTCCGGCCGAACCGCCGCATGCTGTTCAAGGACATCAAACAAAGACATGGCTCCCCCCTGCCGGGTGCTCGCCCCAGCCATTCTGGATTTGGATTTCTGTAAAACTGTAAATTACGTGATTACAGAATAAGCTGTAACTGTATTGCGGCGCGTCGCGAGCACACGAACCGTGTGGCGCGGTGCGCTGTCGACGCGGCTTTGAGAGGTAGGGTGGACCTCACCCGGGAGGACCATGAGGCCCGGGACTCAAGCCTTGCAGCGTTCGAGCAGTGGTGACGTGAGCGTGGGTGTTGGCCGCTGGGACTCGTGAAGTGCGGATACTGCGTTTAGTGTGTAAAGGCTAATATCGCCTCGCGCCGTGCGTCAAGGCGATGTCCGGATTTGAATTATCGCGGGAGGCTGACATACGGGGAAACCACATGAAGGTGTTTCACCTCCATATGGTTTCGCGAAAATTGAGAGGAATTGAGGGGTGTTTGTAGCGCCTGGAGATACTCGTCAGGAGGGCTCGGGCGCTCGGCGGAGGCCGGGCTTCAGGAGGCTCGACGCGCTGACGATGATGATGCCGGTGAGCACGAGCACGGCGCCGCCCGCGAAGAAGGCATCGGCGCGCTCATGCAGCACGAGCACGCCCGCGGTGACGCCGAACAGGGGCGTCATGAACGAGAACACCGACAGGCTGGAGGCCACGTAGCGGCGCAGCAGCCAGAACCAGGCCAGGTAGCTGATGAAGCACACGCCCACGGCCTGGAAGAGCAGGTTCAGCCACGCCGCCGGTTCCGAGGTGACCTGCCCCACCTGTCCCGTGAAGAGCGCGACGGGGAAGAGCAGCGCGAAGGCGCCCACCAGCTGGTAGAGCAGCGTCTGCGTCGGCCGCGCGTCGGCGAGCGAGGAGACCCGCACCACCACGATGGTCGCGCCCCACGCCAGCGCCGCGAGCACGCCCAGCGCATCCCCCCACAGGACGCTCGGGCTCAGGCCTCCCTGGAGCCAGCCGCCCGCGAAGGCCACCATGATTCCGGTGAAGGCCACGCCAATGCCCAGCCACTGGATGGGGCGCAGCCGCTCCGCTGGCACGAGCCAGTGCAGGCCCAGCGCGGCGAAGAGGGGCGCGGTGTAGAGGAAGACGGCCATGTGTGACGCATGGGTGTGGCGAAGCCCTTCGGCGACGAAGAGGAACTCACCGGCGAAGAGCGCCCCCGCGAGCAGGCCGGGACGCCACGTGCCATCCCTCCACGAGAAGCGCTCGCCGCGCACCCAGCACAGCAGTCCCACGAGCACCGCGCTGAGGCCCGAGCGCAGGGCCACCTGCACCAGGGGAGGGATGTGGGGCGCGGCCAGCTTGATGGCCACCTGCTGCGTGCCCCACGTCGCGCACAGCAGGAACATCATCGCGAGCGCGAAGCCATCGGTGGGTTTCCGGGAGGAGCTCATGCCGTCATCCTGCGGATGGCGGGCCTGATTGATATAGCGAGATTCCGACAACCCATCCCGAGAAGCCGCCATGGCGAAGCAGCTGCAGGTTCCCTTCACCTCAAAGCTTCCACACCCCGTGTATTTCCGGACGGCGAGCCTGCCATCGGACGCGACGTATCCGCGCCATCACCATCCCTGGGGGGAGTTCGTCTACGCCTTCAGCGGGGTGATGGAGCTCAAGCTGTCGGGCAGTCACTACCTGTCGCCGCCGCAGTACGGCATCTGGCTGCCGCCCGATGTCGAGCACCGGGGGATGAACCGCTCCGAGGCCAGCCACTGCTCGCTCTATCTCTCGCGGGAGCTGTGCCGCGCGCTGCCGAAGGTGACGTGTGCCCTGGCGGTGAGTCCGCTGGTGAAGGCGATGCTCGAGCACCTGCGGACCCACCGCGTGGCCCATCCCCGGACGAGCCACGAGCGCCGCCTCTTCCGCGTGCTCATCGACCAGCTCGCGCTGGCTCCGCCGCAGGGCAGCTACCTGCCCATGTCGGACGACCCGCTGCTGGGCCCGGTGCTGACGGCGCTGGAGAAGGACCCCGCGGACGGCAGCTCGGTGGCCTTGTGGGCGAAGAAGATGCACACCACGGAGCGCACGCTGGAGCGGCGCTGTCAGCAGCACCTGGGGTTGTCGTTGAGCGACTGGCGCCAGCGGTTGCGGGTCGTCAAGGCGCTGGCCATGTTGGAGGCGGGGCGCTCGGTGGAGGCCATCGCGCTCGACCTGGGGTACAGCAGTGCCTCGGCCTTCATCGCGATGTTCAGGCGGTTGACGGGCACGACGCCCGACAAGGTGCGCAGCGAAGGGTTCGCGAGCTCCGGTGTCTCACAAACCTGACACCCGGGTGTCACCGCCTGGAGGGAGGGTTCATTCACAGGAGGTGGGCCATGAAGAGTCCCTCGGATGTGGTGAAGGCGTATTTCGACGCGTGGAGCACGAAGGACGAGGCGAAGGTGCGCGGCACGCTCGCGCCGGGTGTGCGCT
This window contains:
- a CDS encoding helix-turn-helix transcriptional regulator; the protein is MAKQLQVPFTSKLPHPVYFRTASLPSDATYPRHHHPWGEFVYAFSGVMELKLSGSHYLSPPQYGIWLPPDVEHRGMNRSEASHCSLYLSRELCRALPKVTCALAVSPLVKAMLEHLRTHRVAHPRTSHERRLFRVLIDQLALAPPQGSYLPMSDDPLLGPVLTALEKDPADGSSVALWAKKMHTTERTLERRCQQHLGLSLSDWRQRLRVVKALAMLEAGRSVEAIALDLGYSSASAFIAMFRRLTGTTPDKVRSEGFASSGVSQT
- a CDS encoding DMT family transporter, coding for MSSSRKPTDGFALAMMFLLCATWGTQQVAIKLAAPHIPPLVQVALRSGLSAVLVGLLCWVRGERFSWRDGTWRPGLLAGALFAGEFLFVAEGLRHTHASHMAVFLYTAPLFAALGLHWLVPAERLRPIQWLGIGVAFTGIMVAFAGGWLQGGLSPSVLWGDALGVLAALAWGATIVVVRVSSLADARPTQTLLYQLVGAFALLFPVALFTGQVGQVTSEPAAWLNLLFQAVGVCFISYLAWFWLLRRYVASSLSVFSFMTPLFGVTAGVLVLHERADAFFAGGAVLVLTGIIIVSASSLLKPGLRRAPEPS